Below is a genomic region from Cotesia glomerata isolate CgM1 linkage group LG5, MPM_Cglom_v2.3, whole genome shotgun sequence.
ataattgattagttataaaaattttttaaattgttagatgtctgctaatttcagtatcataattttCACTTATGTTTCTTTGTAATActcggaaaaatttattaaaactaattttgttaaatgacTTTAGTAAATTgagtattcaaataaaagtaataaatattactcaataagaatattttatttgccGAAATAGCagaagttttaataatttcaagtcaTGGTTACTTCACTAGCAATTCTAATCAAGATCAATAAGACAGTAGTTGGACTCATtaccttttattttattttcaagtaaaaatataattgatgaatttttaagtatataataatttaattatattaaaactaatttatccAATTTCCTGagattaatcattaataattaatattattttattttttatagatccACTTGAGAGAGAAGATGAAAATTCTTCTGTAGATCCATTGGATCCTTTAGAAGTGGGAAATGATTGTCATTATGAAGATGCAATGAATATAGATCCTTTTtctgatataaaaaaagtatacgATTCAAATTTATCGACTGACAACTGCGTCAATATTGATGAAAGTTTatttgtgattaaaaatttaaatcaagattCAGATGAATTTTATACTACACCTTCCGGTTTTAATTCATTTAGCTTGAAAGAAGATCGTTGGACAGACAAATATAAAAAGAGAAGCATAAAAAAACAAGTTTgtagtttaaaaaacaaaattaactgTTCGAAAAAAAGTAACAAGCTTAAACAAGTATCCATAGTCAAGGATTgggatattattttaaaaaagtacaatcCTGTTGTACTGCTTGAAAGAATTACGATTCCTAGACAAACTTTGAGTTCATCGACTGCAGCAGCCAATCATAAAATTACCACAAAAAAAAGTgagtataatataaaattaaggtagttgtcgtgATTAAGGCCTAGcgtcagaaaattatgaaatttttttatcgaaagataaatatattaataattcaccaccAAAACTTCAGACCAATTTTCCACAccatttttgagtaattaattttcgaaatttcatcttttacacgtagatatatagagagatggtaaagttagtactaaatatttcatacAACTCGAGTGATGTAaatagatttcatactaactttaccatctctctatacctctacgtgtataagatgcaatttcgaaaattaattactcaaaaatgaTGTGGTGaatttatctgaaattttggtagtgaattattaatatactagctgttactcgcccgctccgctgggcgctttataaaattgcatttttagctCTAGACTTGAAACTTAATTAgaatattgttttgacttgcacagattcccaattctatcgaattggcattcaccttttatccatgtaattattctagctaatattcattgtaactttcaatgtgcaatcattataacattcccgttgtctttcttacaaaaatgaataataattgaaataaaaaaaaaatttgtaatgagcattgaaagtttcagttaaagtaattgcaggtatcataagtgaagaaatctgcctagtatataaacatatccaatagaattaaaaaatttattttaaacaaatgagaatcgaatatgataaatttagttacaataacaattatttctaagtaaaaaaatataggttccggataagtaattaccaacatatcatatactaaaaccttctctgaaacacgctgcatcttatggtataaatattattccgattggttcagtagttttcgcagtataaccggacaaaaaaaccggatctccatttattagtataaatttatctttcgataaaaaaaaaatttcataattttctgacgCTAGGCTTTAACcacgacaactaccttaattaAGTCATATAAGATAGTAAccatgattttatttttcagggtCAATTCGAAAATGTAAAGAATCTTTTCTCAACTGCGGACATTGCAAAGCGACTTTTACTTCGAAAGCCTGTTTAGATTCACATCTACGAACTCACGTGGACAACAAGCGATCCATATGTCAAATTTGCTCTGTTAAGTTCGATCGTAGAAGTGATTTTGACCGTCACCTGCGAATTCATGCGCGTGAAAAGGAAGATTACTTTAAAAATGAGCATTTTAAATGTGAATTTTGTTTTGCAGAATTTTCTAATAGAAGTCTGTTTCAAAATCACATGCAAAGTCATATGGGTGGAAGAGTATTCAAGTGTCATGAATGCTCAGCAAAATTTCATCAGAAAAAAGACTTGACTTATCATTTGAATATTCACACAGAAAATAGTTTATATGAGTGTAAGAGTTGTTCAGTTAcatttgatcaaaaaaagCAACTACACATTCATATGCAgactcatttaaaaaaattaaaagtcgAACCTGGAATTGATTCAGCATTACTCgatcaagaaaatcatttgaaTAATCATGTAGATATGACAGAAAATATACTCGAGTGTAAAACTCTTATTGAATTTAAGCAggaaagtaattttattaattgtgatCCCTTGGAAATTCCTACTGAAAATGAACAGTTGCTTACTCAAGCAGATACGAGTGAATTTAAATGTgcaatttgttcaaaaaagtTTAATGAGAAAAATCAGTTGGATGATCATCATATGCTGTTTCATACAGAAAAAGAAACATTACAACGTGAGGAAATTCTTTCGGTcgtatttaatcaaaaaaaacatttgaatgATAATATGGATAATCGAGCTGGATCTGAAACTTCGTTGGaatttaatcaagaaaatgatTCAGTTGATCCTTTGGAAACTAACGATGAGAAAGAAGAATTCAAATGTGAGACTTGTTCAGaattatttcatcaaaaagaACACTTGGATGATCACGCAAGAACCCACGCGGAAAAAGATCAATTTAAATGCGACAACTGCTCTgcaaaattcaatgaaaagaATGATTTGGACAAGCATATGCAATCGCATGCAAATGATAAAACATACAAATGTTACGTTTGCTTAGCGAAGTTTACTCAAAAAAGTCATATTGACAGTCATATGCGTGTTCACTCTGACAAAAGAATGTTCAAATGTGACATTTGTCAATTAGGGTTCAAACGCAAAAGTACTTTAGATGATCACCTTCGAAAAGTTCACGAAGGAGAACTGCCATTTAAATGCGATGTTTGTTCAgcgaaatttaataaaatacacagTTTGAATGTACACAAACGGATCCATTTGGAGGAACAAGCTTTTGCATGCAATATTTGTGCGATGAAAGTAAAAACCATAGCTTCTCTCAGTCAACACATGCTTCTTCATACAGATTCAAAGCCTTTTTACTGCAATATCTGTAACATGAAATTCAAAGACAGAAAAGATGTGAAAACTCATAAGCTTACTCACCGAGAATTGAAGCCATTTAAGTGCGACAAGTGTCCAGCGGCGTTTGAATATGTAGGCTCTTTGAATAAACATAGAGAGATTCACAcgggaaaattaatttttgaatgcgaTCTTTGTCTGGAAAAATTCAAACGCGAAAATCATTTGCGCACGCATAAGCTTATTCACTCAATAAATCAATCGTTTCAATGTGATGTATGCTCGGCTAAGTTTTCTTTAATGAAACATTTAGAAGCTCATAAACAAATGCATATTCTGAGACCGT
It encodes:
- the LOC123264541 gene encoding zinc finger protein 493-like isoform X1, which codes for MNTANNFSFEKSADENNTQGCEIDDDMEDDLTYHYSNLTQIDSNAPSSIYENFKNNDDLSSQKFFFRSDPLEREDENSSVDPLDPLEVGNDCHYEDAMNIDPFSDIKKVYDSNLSTDNCVNIDESLFVIKNLNQDSDEFYTTPSGFNSFSLKEDRWTDKYKKRSIKKQVCSLKNKINCSKKSNKLKQVSIVKDWDIILKKYNPVVLLERITIPRQTLSSSTAAANHKITTKKRSIRKCKESFLNCGHCKATFTSKACLDSHLRTHVDNKRSICQICSVKFDRRSDFDRHLRIHAREKEDYFKNEHFKCEFCFAEFSNRSLFQNHMQSHMGGRVFKCHECSAKFHQKKDLTYHLNIHTENSLYECKSCSVTFDQKKQLHIHMQTHLKKLKVEPGIDSALLDQENHLNNHVDMTENILECKTLIEFKQESNFINCDPLEIPTENEQLLTQADTSEFKCAICSKKFNEKNQLDDHHMLFHTEKETLQREEILSVVFNQKKHLNDNMDNRAGSETSLEFNQENDSVDPLETNDEKEEFKCETCSELFHQKEHLDDHARTHAEKDQFKCDNCSAKFNEKNDLDKHMQSHANDKTYKCYVCLAKFTQKSHIDSHMRVHSDKRMFKCDICQLGFKRKSTLDDHLRKVHEGELPFKCDVCSAKFNKIHSLNVHKRIHLEEQAFACNICAMKVKTIASLSQHMLLHTDSKPFYCNICNMKFKDRKDVKTHKLTHRELKPFKCDKCPAAFEYVGSLNKHREIHTGKLIFECDLCLEKFKRENHLRTHKLIHSINQSFQCDVCSAKFSLMKHLEAHKQMHILRPFVCEFCPATYARESTYKMHMRRHANIRSFDCDICYEDFNHPDWCQHKQEKGD
- the LOC123264541 gene encoding zinc finger protein 493-like isoform X2, with protein sequence MNIDPFSDIKKVYDSNLSTDNCVNIDESLFVIKNLNQDSDEFYTTPSGFNSFSLKEDRWTDKYKKRSIKKQVCSLKNKINCSKKSNKLKQVSIVKDWDIILKKYNPVVLLERITIPRQTLSSSTAAANHKITTKKRSIRKCKESFLNCGHCKATFTSKACLDSHLRTHVDNKRSICQICSVKFDRRSDFDRHLRIHAREKEDYFKNEHFKCEFCFAEFSNRSLFQNHMQSHMGGRVFKCHECSAKFHQKKDLTYHLNIHTENSLYECKSCSVTFDQKKQLHIHMQTHLKKLKVEPGIDSALLDQENHLNNHVDMTENILECKTLIEFKQESNFINCDPLEIPTENEQLLTQADTSEFKCAICSKKFNEKNQLDDHHMLFHTEKETLQREEILSVVFNQKKHLNDNMDNRAGSETSLEFNQENDSVDPLETNDEKEEFKCETCSELFHQKEHLDDHARTHAEKDQFKCDNCSAKFNEKNDLDKHMQSHANDKTYKCYVCLAKFTQKSHIDSHMRVHSDKRMFKCDICQLGFKRKSTLDDHLRKVHEGELPFKCDVCSAKFNKIHSLNVHKRIHLEEQAFACNICAMKVKTIASLSQHMLLHTDSKPFYCNICNMKFKDRKDVKTHKLTHRELKPFKCDKCPAAFEYVGSLNKHREIHTGKLIFECDLCLEKFKRENHLRTHKLIHSINQSFQCDVCSAKFSLMKHLEAHKQMHILRPFVCEFCPATYARESTYKMHMRRHANIRSFDCDICYEDFNHPDWCQHKQEKGD